Within bacterium, the genomic segment AATTCGTTTCGGTAAGAACTCAGTTTTCTTATGAACTGAGTAAAGCTTTAGCATTGCTGCTTTCACCGAATCGAATCCTTTGTATTCGTGAAACTGGAAAGGAATTTCAATCCGGTTACTGTCAAACAGCGCCATTTCCAAATAGTATTGGTTTTGGAAATTCATCAGCAACGCATTGGCCGCTTCAATCCCGAGCGAGTCGCCTCTTTGGCGAAAGTGAGACAGTACTTGATCTGAAACCGATTGTTGGACTTTAATCCCGGCATCGGGGGAGTGGGAGAGTGGTGACAACCCGGCATACAAAGCGGTGAGCGCTGCAAACACGACAATGAGACCCACAACAATGGTGATACGACGGAGATTCATAGCTTCCTCGGCAAAGAAGAACAAAGTTTCGGATACAACGTTGCGAACACTTTTCGTTGTGAGTGGTGATGTCAGCGTATCCATCTTGAGAGTATGTAGTGGAAGGAGCTGCGGATATCGATTCGGGCGTTAGATTCTTTGAGTGTTGCGAGTTAACGATACGATGAAGATGAAAGTTACTTATGTAACTCATAGGTGATAGTATTGTTCGTGTCGTCAGTGCAAGCATCAATCGGTACAACGATAAAGTGTTCCGGGTACCCGGTTGGAGCAGACGCACCCGTACCTGAATAATAGGGTAAATATGAACAATATTCAAATATGGACGGCTCGATATGGTATCTGTATATGATTATTCTTCAAAATCTTACACGACTGACTATCTTTGAGGAATGGTCAAAATTGTGTGTGATGTTATCACACAAAGTGAGAGATTATTTGGTGCAGTATTGCATTTGGTTGCGAAATTAAACCAAAGGTATTTCCTGCTATTACTCATTCAAATGTGATGTAGGACATCAGAACTGCATAATACAAACTGTTTTTCGCCACGGAGAGGCGAAAAGTTCACTGAACTGGCGATCTTATTCGTTAAGAGCCTAACAACCCGACAGTTAATGCTTTTGCGACCAGCGAATAATCCGGTCTTAGTCCGGTAGCTTGACGTAACGAACGATATCCAGAAAGCGAACCGGCGAGTATCGATGCGTATTGGAGGGTCGTCTCCTCATCGACTCCGCTCCGAAGTGTAACAGGGAACACTGTCTCGGCAATCGAATCCAGATATAAAATGAATCCTTTTTGCAGTTGATGGTTAGCAAACAACTTGGTCTCAAGTAATCCACGTGCCAACTGAAATAATGCAGTGTATTCGGGACGAGCGGTAAAAAACAGCTCGTGTGTGCGAACGGCGGCTTCTATCCGTTGTTCAATCTGCCATTTCGGATTCATCGCGGCATGCAAATCGCTTTTAAGCAGATTAATGCCTTCAAGAATTAACTGACAAACGATATCGTCTTTAGATGTGAAGTAACAATAAAAGGCGCCTTTGGCTACGTCGGCTCGGTTCGTGATGTCTTCAATGCGGGTAGTGATGATGCCTTTTTCGTGAAAGAGTGAAAGTGCCGAATTTAGTATTGCAGTGCGAGTAACCAGCTTTTTCCGTTCTCGCCGGTTTACCATCGATAACTCCATGTCGTAATGTCGGAAAATAAAGAGTGTCGCTACCGAAATCAACGAAAAATTCAGAATTTACAATTTACTTTGAAGATTGCTTATGGTTGTTCAAATGTTAGGTATTCCTTTGGTTGTCGTTGTAGAGTGTCGATACAAGTGTTCATGTGCGATATTGTCTTACTGCTCATCGAAAATTGTGTGTATTCAACTTCTTCTTTCAGACTAACGTATAATCAACATCATGTATTCACAGGATTCAGAATGTCAGGTTTAGTTTTGCCCGATGGCACCCCCGCCGCGCGGTTTTTGCATCCCGAGTTAGATTTCACGCCACGCAATCGCCTCGGCGAGGAAACCAGTCCATATCTGCTTCAGCATGCAAACAATCCCGTTGCTTGGCAACCGTATAGCGAAGCAGCCTTCCAAGAGGCGAGGCAGCGCGACCTACCAATTTTGCTCTCCATCGGGTATGCTGCCTGTCATTGGTGCCACGTCATGGAACGTGAATCGTTTGAGAATATTGATGTCGCACGCTTTATGAACCACCACTTCATTTGCATTAAAATCGATCGCGAAGAACGCCCAGATGTCGATCATCTTTACATGTCTGCAGTGCAAATGCTGACGGGACAAGGTGGTTGGCCGCTCAATGTCTTCGTTGATTGGGACGGGAAACCGTTTTTCGGCGGAACCTACTTTCCACCGCAACCAATGTATGGCCGACCGTCGTGGCTTCAAGTCTGTGAAGCGGTCTCAGAAGCATGGACACAACAACGCAACGATGTCCTATCGACCGGAAAGCAGTTGACCATCGCATTACAACAAGAGTCAGCGATTGAAGCACCGCCCGGACTTGATGTTCCCATGTTGTTGAAACGCGCGGTTGATGGATCGCTTGAAAGCTACGACGAACAATTCGGCGGAATTGGCAATGCTCCAAAGTTTCCCCAACCGATGTTGTTGGAATATTTGCTCGAGTATTCCGTGATCGAGAAAAATGAGCAAGCTCGAGCGATGGTAGAAAATAGTCTGGATCGAATGCAGCGCGGTGGCATTTTCGATCAGATTGGCGGAGGCTTCTCACGTTACTCAACTGATGCCCGATGGGTGATCCCGCATTTTGAGAAAATGTTGTATGACAATGCACAGCTTATCAATCTCTATCTCAACGCCAGTCTCCCATTTTCACGGAACGATTTTCTTGCGACAGCAACCTCTACGCTGGACTGGGCGATTCGCGAAATGTGGTTGTCCGACGAGCAGGGTTTTGCCGCATCCTTAGACGCCGACAGCGACGGCGTCGAAGGAAAATTTTATGTCTGGTCGAAGCCGGCGATTCTCGATGCGCTCGGAGAATCGCGGGGAACAAGGTTTTGCGATATTTATGGAGTTGGCGACACCGGAAATTTCGAGCAAGAACTGTCCGCCCTCTGGTTGGAGCGAAC encodes:
- a CDS encoding TetR/AcrR family transcriptional regulator — protein: MVNRRERKKLVTRTAILNSALSLFHEKGIITTRIEDITNRADVAKGAFYCYFTSKDDIVCQLILEGINLLKSDLHAAMNPKWQIEQRIEAAVRTHELFFTARPEYTALFQLARGLLETKLFANHQLQKGFILYLDSIAETVFPVTLRSGVDEETTLQYASILAGSLSGYRSLRQATGLRPDYSLVAKALTVGLLGS
- a CDS encoding thioredoxin domain-containing protein; protein product: MSGLVLPDGTPAARFLHPELDFTPRNRLGEETSPYLLQHANNPVAWQPYSEAAFQEARQRDLPILLSIGYAACHWCHVMERESFENIDVARFMNHHFICIKIDREERPDVDHLYMSAVQMLTGQGGWPLNVFVDWDGKPFFGGTYFPPQPMYGRPSWLQVCEAVSEAWTQQRNDVLSTGKQLTIALQQESAIEAPPGLDVPMLLKRAVDGSLESYDEQFGGIGNAPKFPQPMLLEYLLEYSVIEKNEQARAMVENSLDRMQRGGIFDQIGGGFSRYSTDARWVIPHFEKMLYDNAQLINLYLNASLPFSRNDFLATATSTLDWAIREMWLSDEQGFAASLDADSDGVEGKFYVWSKPAILDALGESRGTRFCDIYGVGDTGNFEQELSALWLERTLTECAQTYSIPVEQLMQELAEDRELLLSLRDRTRNRPARDNKVLTDWNGLMLSALANGHAITKQASYWEHALMLAKRFASEWRETTKLLHSRRGGNATTEEFSLDYAAVANGLFDLYQATGDSEWFVVAIEIAEAINQRFVMPNGSVAQSRSEVAGIRTIDPWDNALPSGNSHAALLWSRLANLTGNSKYRNWAERATHVFAPAALRAPTGLGQLLRASYRLQTVGEQWVIAGEKPDVHAIVFLHYVPHREIAYCSGNPPEQLHELCAGKVSIENRPTLYRCRDFHCEAPEQFPV